One region of Tamandua tetradactyla isolate mTamTet1 chromosome 6, mTamTet1.pri, whole genome shotgun sequence genomic DNA includes:
- the SGCA gene encoding alpha-sarcoglycan, whose protein sequence is MAAGLVWIPLLVGLLAGLGGTEPPQSTLHPLVGRVFVHTLDHAAFLRPPERVAAPPVTRITYQAHLQGHPDLPRWLRYTQRSSRQPGFLYGAATPEDRGHQVIEVTAYNRDSFETTQQRLVLLIRDPEGPLLPYQAEFLVRSHDVEEVLPSAPASRFLTALGGLWEPGELQLLNITSALDRGGRVPLPIEGRKEGVYIKVGSASPFSTCLKMVASPDSHTRCAQGQPPLLSCYDTLAPHFRVAWCNVSLVDLSVPEPAEELPTPGDGVLERDPFFCPPTEATARDFLTHALVTLLVPLLLALLLALLLAYVMCCRREGRLKRDLATSAIQMVHHGTIRGNTEELRQMAASREVPRPLSTLPMFNVRTGERRPPRGDSAQVPLILDQH, encoded by the exons ATGGCAGCAGGGCTAGTCTGGATTCCTCTCCTTGTGG GGCTCCTGGCAGGGCTGGGGGGCACGGAGCCCCCACAGAGCACCCTGCACCCGCTCGTGGGCCGCGTCTTTGTGCACACTTTGGACCACGCCGCCTTCCTGCGCCCGCCTGAGCGCGTCG CCGCCCCGCCCGTCACCCGCATCACCTACCAGGCCCACCTCCAAGGCCACCCAGACCTGCCCCGGTGGCTCCGCTACACCCAGCGCAGCTCCCGCCAGCCGGGCTTCCTCTACGGAGCTGCCACCCCAGAAGATCGTGGGCACCAGGTCATCGAG GTCACAGCCTACAATCGGGACAGCTTCGAGACCACCCAGCAGAGGCTGGTGCTGTTGATCCGGGACCCAGAAG GCCCCCTACTGCCATACCAGGCTGAATTCCTGGTGCGAAGCCATGACGTGGAGGAGGTGCTGCCCTCGGCACCTGCCAGCCGCTTCCTCACAGCCTTGGGGGGCCTCTGGGAACCAGGGGAGCTCCAGCTGCTCAACATCACTTCTGCCTTGGACCGTGGGGGCCGTGTCCCTCTTCCCATCGAGGGCCGCAAGGAAGG GGTGTACATCAAGGTGGGCTCTGCCTCGCCCTTCTCCACCTGCCTGAAGATGGTGGCATCTCCTGACAGTCACACCCGCTGTGCCCAGGGCCAACCTCCACTTCTGTCCTGCTACGACACGCTGGCCCCCCACTTTCGTGTGGCCTGGTGCAACGTGTCCCTG GTGGATCTGTCGGTGCCGGAGCCCGCAGAAGAGCTGCCCACCCCTGGGGATGGTGTCCTGGAGCGCGACCCGTTCTTCTGCCCTCCCACTGAGGCCACGGCCCGTGACTTCCTGACCCATGCCCTGGTCACCCTCCTGGTGCCCCTGCTGCTGGCCCTGCTGCTGGCCCTGCTGCTGGCCTACGTCATGTGCTGCCGGCGGGAGGGTCG GCTGAAGAGAGACCTGGCCACCTCTGC CATCCAAATGGTCCATCACGGCACCATCCGCGGGAACACGGAGGAGCTGCGGCAGATGGCAGCCAGCCGCGAGGTGCCCCGGCCTCTCTCCACTCTGCCCATGTTCAACGTGCGCACAGGCGAGCGGCGGCCTCCACGTGGGGACAGCGCCCAGGTGCCTCTCATCCTGGACCAGCACTGA